One region of Gottschalkia purinilytica genomic DNA includes:
- a CDS encoding potassium-transporting ATPase subunit KdpA produces MLFISMLLIFIVFVSIAIKVEYSGNPALASLPIDQSIGSMEGKEVRFGTGMSTLYSMVTTAAETGAVNNMHDTLTPITGMLAVSNMLLNTVFGGVGFMNVLMYVMIAVFMSGLMVGRTPEFLKKKIESKEMKLIAVTILIHPLLILEFTALALFLNIGNESISNPGFHGITQILYEFTSSAVNNGSGFEGLADNTLFWNITTGIVMYIGRYFSMITLLSVSYSMLNKQTVPNTVGTFRTDTALFGGILIGIIFIVGALTFFPSIALGPIAEFLTI; encoded by the coding sequence GTGCTTTTTATATCAATGCTATTAATTTTCATAGTATTTGTATCTATAGCAATCAAAGTCGAATATAGTGGAAATCCAGCTCTTGCATCTTTACCAATAGATCAGTCTATAGGAAGTATGGAAGGTAAGGAAGTAAGATTCGGAACTGGAATGTCAACTCTTTATTCTATGGTTACTACTGCTGCTGAAACAGGAGCAGTAAACAACATGCACGATACTTTAACTCCAATAACAGGGATGTTAGCAGTTTCTAATATGTTACTTAACACGGTATTTGGAGGAGTAGGATTCATGAATGTGTTAATGTATGTAATGATTGCTGTATTTATGTCGGGATTAATGGTAGGAAGAACACCAGAATTTTTGAAAAAGAAAATTGAAAGTAAAGAAATGAAACTAATAGCAGTTACTATATTAATTCATCCGCTACTTATACTAGAATTTACAGCACTAGCATTATTCTTGAATATAGGGAATGAAAGTATTTCTAATCCAGGATTTCATGGAATAACACAAATTCTTTATGAATTTACATCTTCAGCTGTAAATAACGGGTCTGGATTTGAAGGACTTGCTGATAACACATTATTTTGGAATATTACAACAGGAATAGTTATGTATATAGGGAGATATTTTTCTATGATAACATTACTTTCTGTATCTTACTCAATGCTGAATAAGCAGACAGTTCCTAATACTGTTGGAACTTTTAGAACAGATACTGCTTTGTTTGGAGGTATATTAATAGGGATAATTTTTATAGTTGGAGCATTAACATTCTTTCCAAGTATAGCTTTAGGACCTATTGCTGAATTTCTAACCATATAG
- a CDS encoding potassium-transporting ATPase subunit KdpA has translation MLFVVLSTIVTLLLVILMAKPMGSYIYNVFTLSPSKIDKVFSPIKNFIYKICNINKDDQSLKNYIISLLITNTIMIGIIYLILRTQGFLPLNHNEIGNMEPSLAFNTAISFMTNTNLQHYSGEVGLSYLSQMIVIIFTMFTATATEISVAIAFIRGLSGKPLGNFFVDFIRSITRILVPVSVIASLIFIALGVSQTLERSVTANTIEGAKQVINRGPIGSFLSIKELGNNGGGFFGGNSSRPFENPNALSNLLQMLLMFLLPTSLPFTYGRMVRNKKRR, from the coding sequence GTGTTATTTGTGGTACTATCAACTATTGTAACTTTATTATTAGTAATATTAATGGCTAAACCTATGGGTAGCTATATTTATAATGTATTTACACTTAGTCCATCAAAGATAGATAAAGTGTTTAGTCCTATTAAAAACTTTATATATAAGATATGTAATATAAACAAAGATGATCAAAGTTTGAAAAACTATATTATATCTTTATTGATAACAAACACAATAATGATAGGAATTATATATTTAATATTGAGAACTCAAGGATTTTTACCTTTAAATCATAATGAAATAGGGAATATGGAACCATCATTAGCTTTTAATACAGCCATAAGCTTTATGACTAACACCAACTTACAACATTATAGTGGAGAAGTAGGACTAAGTTATCTTTCGCAAATGATAGTTATAATATTTACAATGTTTACAGCAACAGCTACAGAAATTTCGGTAGCTATTGCATTTATAAGAGGTTTATCAGGTAAACCTTTAGGAAATTTTTTTGTTGATTTTATAAGAAGTATTACTAGAATTCTCGTACCAGTATCAGTTATAGCTTCATTAATATTTATTGCTTTAGGTGTTTCACAAACACTTGAAAGATCTGTTACAGCTAATACTATAGAAGGAGCAAAACAAGTTATAAATCGTGGACCTATAGGTTCATTTCTTTCTATAAAAGAATTAGGGAATAATGGAGGAGGATTTTTTGGAGGAAACTCTTCTCGTCCTTTTGAAAATCCCAATGCATTAAGTAACCTACTTCAAATGTTACTTATGTTTCTTTTACCTACATCTCTTCCTTTCACTTATGGAAGAATGGTCAGAAACAAAAAAAGAAGGTAG
- a CDS encoding potassium-transporting ATPase subunit F has translation MKILILLFLISIFIVIYLIYVLIYPEKF, from the coding sequence GTGAAGATTTTGATTTTATTATTTTTAATATCAATTTTTATAGTTATATACCTAATTTATGTATTGATATATCCTGAAAAATTTTAG
- the xerA gene encoding site-specific tyrosine recombinase/integron integrase has translation MAVPKILKDFLIYTTVVRGKSKRTRKEYEYDILLLFRFLKMIREDIDNIEDTNVDNINIDFISETSLEELYAFLEYCEEVRNNSPHAKARKVASIKSYFKYLYNKRKLLEMNIADELETPKIGKRSPVYMNIDEVKDFLNGINKRHYYRNYCIMMLFLNCGLRVSELCNLDVSSINENILRVIGKGNKERIVYLNETCLNSIDEYIRKERSKYPNIKDSEALFISQKGNRLSPRTVQTIVKKINKNSINKKNLTPHKLRHTMATMLYQNGADLRSLQQILGHSSVSTTEIYTHVSNERIKKVMENNPLNEN, from the coding sequence TTGGCAGTTCCAAAGATATTAAAAGACTTTTTAATATATACAACAGTAGTAAGAGGTAAATCTAAAAGAACTAGAAAAGAGTACGAATACGATATACTATTGCTTTTTAGATTTTTAAAAATGATAAGAGAAGATATAGATAATATAGAAGATACAAATGTAGATAACATTAATATAGATTTTATAAGTGAAACTTCATTAGAAGAACTTTATGCTTTCTTAGAATATTGTGAAGAAGTAAGAAATAATAGTCCTCATGCTAAAGCTAGAAAAGTAGCATCTATAAAATCTTATTTTAAATACCTATATAATAAAAGAAAACTCTTAGAAATGAATATAGCAGATGAACTAGAAACCCCTAAGATAGGAAAAAGATCCCCTGTTTATATGAATATAGATGAAGTAAAAGATTTCTTAAATGGCATAAATAAGAGACATTATTATAGAAACTATTGCATTATGATGCTATTTTTAAACTGTGGCCTTAGGGTATCTGAGCTATGCAACTTAGATGTCTCTTCTATAAATGAAAATATATTAAGAGTTATAGGGAAAGGGAATAAAGAAAGAATAGTTTATTTAAATGAAACTTGTTTGAACTCTATAGATGAATACATAAGGAAAGAAAGAAGTAAGTATCCTAACATTAAAGATAGCGAAGCATTATTTATATCTCAAAAGGGGAATAGGTTAAGTCCTAGAACTGTTCAAACTATAGTAAAAAAAATAAACAAAAACTCGATAAATAAAAAGAATTTGACACCACATAAGCTAAGACATACCATGGCTACAATGCTATATCAGAATGGTGCAGATTTAAGAAGTTTACAACAAATACTGGGTCATTCTTCAGTCTCTACCACAGAGATATATACTCATGTAAGTAACGAAAGAATTAAAAAAGTTATGGAGAACAATCCCTTAAATGAGAATTGA
- a CDS encoding CatB-related O-acetyltransferase, producing MRKNPFKHWTEIQYLKEEIKNPLIEVGDYSYYSGYYAGGKFEDICVRYIWGDEESQKMYNPVNDYGWVVDKIKIGKYCCLASGIVFMMGGNQNHNTNWITVYPFKKKLIESYKSKGDTIVGNDVWIGSEAMVMPGIKIGDGAIVASRSVVTRDVEPYTIVGGNPAKFIKKRFTEAQIEMLLEMRWWDWKEEDINNAIDILSSTDIGELYKYYKENIK from the coding sequence ATGAGAAAAAATCCATTTAAACATTGGACGGAAATCCAATATTTAAAAGAAGAAATAAAAAATCCACTTATTGAAGTTGGTGATTACTCTTATTATTCAGGGTATTATGCAGGAGGAAAATTTGAAGATATTTGTGTTCGATATATCTGGGGAGATGAAGAATCTCAAAAAATGTATAACCCGGTTAATGATTACGGATGGGTCGTTGATAAAATAAAAATTGGTAAGTATTGCTGTTTAGCGAGTGGAATCGTATTTATGATGGGGGGTAATCAAAATCATAATACTAATTGGATTACAGTGTATCCGTTCAAGAAAAAACTTATCGAATCATATAAATCTAAAGGAGATACTATTGTAGGTAATGACGTGTGGATTGGATCTGAAGCTATGGTTATGCCTGGAATAAAAATCGGTGACGGTGCAATTGTTGCTTCAAGATCAGTGGTTACAAGAGATGTAGAACCTTATACAATCGTAGGGGGAAACCCTGCAAAATTCATCAAAAAAAGATTTACTGAAGCGCAAATTGAGATGTTGCTAGAAATGAGATGGTGGGACTGGAAAGAAGAAGATATTAACAATGCTATAGATATATTATCTAGTACGGATATAGGTGAATTATATAAATACTATAAAGAAAATATAAAGTAA
- a CDS encoding LysM peptidoglycan-binding domain-containing protein yields MYIKKMRIISKTRFTIFLTLSSLILFILLSNIFNINVYSKKVDKHKEVVISDGDTVWQIAKKFNNNNEDVRIMVNRIIRANDLKNQFIKPGDTIKVPLY; encoded by the coding sequence ATGTACATAAAAAAGATGAGGATAATTAGTAAAACTAGATTTACTATTTTTCTTACTTTATCTAGTTTAATATTATTTATATTATTGTCAAATATCTTTAATATAAATGTTTATAGTAAGAAAGTAGATAAACACAAAGAAGTCGTAATATCAGATGGAGATACAGTATGGCAAATAGCTAAAAAGTTTAATAATAATAATGAAGATGTAAGAATTATGGTTAATAGAATAATAAGAGCTAACGATTTAAAGAATCAATTCATAAAGCCAGGAGATACTATAAAAGTACCTTTATATTAG
- the lexA gene encoding transcriptional repressor LexA: MYEDLSTKQLEILEFIKNEIQKKGYPPAVREICTAVGLKSTSTVHGHLEKLEKKGYIRKDPTKPRAIEVLDKYSDFQVIKKETVDIPIVGSVTAGEPILAVENIEDTFPLPVDFVPNITSFMLKVKGESMINAGILNGDYILVQQQNTAINGDIVVALLNQEATVKRFYKEKNYVRLQPENDHMAPIISNEVTILGKVVGVFRKM; the protein is encoded by the coding sequence ATGTATGAAGATTTATCTACTAAGCAATTAGAAATATTAGAATTTATAAAAAATGAAATACAAAAAAAAGGCTATCCTCCTGCTGTAAGAGAGATTTGTACAGCTGTTGGATTAAAGTCTACTTCTACAGTACATGGTCACTTAGAAAAATTAGAGAAAAAAGGCTATATAAGAAAAGATCCTACTAAGCCTAGAGCTATAGAAGTACTAGATAAATATAGTGATTTTCAAGTTATAAAGAAAGAAACAGTAGATATACCTATAGTAGGAAGTGTTACTGCTGGAGAGCCAATTCTAGCAGTTGAAAATATAGAAGATACTTTTCCCTTACCTGTAGATTTTGTTCCTAATATTACTTCTTTTATGTTAAAAGTAAAAGGAGAAAGTATGATAAATGCAGGTATTTTGAATGGAGACTATATACTAGTACAACAGCAGAATACTGCTATTAATGGGGATATAGTAGTTGCTTTATTAAATCAAGAAGCTACTGTTAAAAGGTTTTATAAAGAAAAAAATTATGTAAGACTTCAACCTGAAAATGATCATATGGCTCCTATAATTAGCAATGAGGTTACTATCCTAGGCAAGGTAGTAGGAGTATTTCGAAAAATGTAA
- a CDS encoding 3-deoxy-7-phosphoheptulonate synthase produces MSFKYINKIPNPEEIIDMIPLEKSLKDKKAERDRIIKEVFEGTSDKFILIIGPCSADFEDSVCEYVSRLAEVQEKVKDKIIMIPRIYTNKPRTTGEGYKGMMHQPNPNEKPNLVEGIKSIRRLHIRSIKESGLTSADEMLYPLNYPYVEDLLSYVAIGARSVENQQHRLTVSGMNIPAGMKNPTSGDISVMFNSIKAAQISHNFIYNGYEVETSGNLLAHSILRGAVNQHGENIPNYHYEDLALVSEEYEKRGYPNPAIIVDTNHSNSMKKFDEQPRIAMEVMKSKQYSASLNKLIKGFMIESYLVDGRQDASEVYGKSITDPCLGWEKTEKLIYNIAEML; encoded by the coding sequence ATGAGTTTTAAATATATAAATAAGATCCCTAATCCGGAAGAAATAATAGACATGATACCTTTAGAAAAATCTCTTAAAGATAAAAAAGCTGAAAGAGATAGAATTATAAAAGAAGTATTTGAAGGAACAAGTGATAAGTTTATACTTATAATAGGACCTTGTTCTGCTGACTTTGAAGATTCAGTATGTGAATATGTATCTAGATTGGCTGAAGTACAAGAAAAGGTTAAAGATAAAATAATAATGATTCCAAGGATATATACTAACAAGCCTAGAACTACAGGTGAAGGATATAAAGGAATGATGCATCAACCGAATCCTAATGAAAAGCCTAATTTGGTTGAAGGTATAAAATCCATTAGAAGACTTCATATAAGATCTATAAAAGAATCTGGGCTAACTTCTGCAGATGAGATGTTGTATCCTTTAAATTATCCTTATGTAGAAGACTTATTAAGCTATGTAGCTATAGGAGCTAGATCAGTAGAAAATCAACAACACAGACTTACTGTAAGTGGTATGAATATACCTGCTGGTATGAAAAATCCTACTAGTGGTGATATAAGTGTAATGTTTAACTCTATAAAAGCAGCGCAAATATCACATAACTTTATATATAATGGATATGAAGTAGAGACCTCGGGGAACTTATTAGCTCACAGTATACTTCGTGGAGCTGTAAATCAGCATGGAGAAAATATTCCAAATTATCATTATGAAGATTTAGCTTTAGTATCTGAAGAATATGAAAAAAGAGGATATCCAAATCCAGCTATAATAGTTGATACTAATCATTCGAATTCAATGAAAAAATTTGATGAACAGCCTAGAATAGCTATGGAAGTAATGAAAAGCAAACAATACTCCGCTTCTTTGAATAAGTTGATAAAAGGATTTATGATAGAAAGTTATTTAGTTGATGGAAGACAAGATGCGTCAGAAGTTTATGGAAAGTCTATAACAGATCCTTGTCTTGGATGGGAAAAGACAGAAAAACTTATATACAATATAGCTGAAATGTTATAA
- a CDS encoding HAMP domain-containing sensor histidine kinase, producing MKLLKQKISLVYFSLIIMLAIVGIVSVINLYGLTKSIDGLITDNYERLKMVSNMISTLERQDSAILTYISGDYDTRIKTFNNNVDEFFKWYYKEFNNVTENGEKELVQSIKKDYLKYIDSFSNLSQYGNDKVKLTEKYTYDVKPLFLKLKKDLQSIWNVNETAMFQSKSLATNNSKTSMYVILVLSIFCVVGGFFISRFFANKFTRPLEQLIKLMKEVKNGNINKQIDIESNDEIGQLSMEFNRITERLALFEESTLGEVITEKNRSLAIVKSISDPLMVLDKDYRIVLINKAFESFFNTKEHVAFKKHFLEIVREGKLYDYISLVLSKSNDYHTENIFYINSNESKYYFNVVVTKIEDTSSNLNGVVVLFQNITELKGLEKMKTNFISTISHEFKTPLTSIMMGSSLLKDKTLGNLNTDQENTLLSIEEECQKLTSLINNLLNLSKLESTDFAYDMKLTSLASIIEHCIKPFYIQAENKGVNLYYLVGENLPKVNIDKEKIIWVLNNLIGNALKYTNAGDEILVQAYMYKNKMHVSVKDTGIGIPSEYTKNIFQQFVQVENSEIEVRGADPGLSIAKNIVEDHGGEIWCESELDIGSNFIFTLPV from the coding sequence ATGAAGCTTCTAAAACAAAAAATATCTTTAGTTTATTTTTCATTAATTATAATGTTAGCTATTGTAGGAATTGTATCTGTTATAAATCTTTACGGTCTTACAAAGTCAATTGATGGATTAATAACAGACAATTATGAACGTCTAAAAATGGTAAGTAATATGATAAGTACACTTGAGAGACAAGACAGTGCAATCTTGACTTATATAAGTGGTGATTATGATACTAGAATAAAAACATTCAACAATAATGTAGACGAATTCTTCAAATGGTATTATAAAGAGTTTAATAATGTCACAGAAAACGGTGAAAAAGAGCTAGTTCAAAGTATAAAAAAAGATTATTTAAAATATATAGATTCTTTTAGTAATTTAAGTCAATATGGTAATGATAAAGTAAAATTAACTGAAAAATACACATATGATGTAAAACCACTTTTTTTAAAATTAAAAAAAGATTTACAGTCTATATGGAATGTTAATGAAACAGCCATGTTTCAAAGTAAATCTTTAGCTACAAATAATTCAAAAACGTCAATGTATGTAATATTAGTATTATCTATTTTTTGTGTTGTAGGTGGTTTTTTTATTTCTAGATTTTTTGCGAATAAGTTTACTAGACCATTAGAACAACTAATCAAATTAATGAAAGAAGTTAAAAATGGAAATATAAACAAGCAAATTGATATTGAATCTAACGACGAAATAGGACAGTTATCAATGGAGTTTAATAGAATAACAGAAAGGTTAGCGTTATTTGAAGAAAGTACTCTTGGAGAAGTAATAACAGAAAAGAATAGATCTTTAGCCATAGTAAAGAGTATATCTGACCCTTTAATGGTTTTAGACAAGGATTATAGGATTGTTCTTATAAATAAAGCCTTCGAAAGTTTCTTTAATACCAAGGAACATGTTGCATTTAAAAAACATTTTTTAGAGATAGTGAGAGAAGGAAAACTATATGATTATATATCATTAGTACTATCCAAATCCAATGACTATCATACAGAAAACATATTTTATATAAACTCAAATGAATCAAAATATTACTTTAATGTAGTTGTAACAAAAATAGAGGATACAAGTTCTAATTTAAATGGTGTCGTAGTTTTGTTTCAAAATATAACAGAACTTAAAGGGCTAGAAAAAATGAAAACAAACTTTATATCTACTATATCTCATGAATTTAAAACTCCTTTAACATCTATAATGATGGGATCTAGTCTTTTAAAAGATAAGACATTAGGCAATTTAAATACTGATCAAGAGAATACTTTGTTATCCATAGAGGAAGAATGTCAAAAGCTAACTAGTTTAATTAATAATTTATTGAATTTATCTAAGTTAGAATCTACAGATTTCGCTTATGATATGAAACTTACTTCTTTAGCTAGTATTATTGAGCATTGTATTAAACCGTTCTATATCCAAGCTGAAAATAAAGGCGTAAATCTTTATTATTTAGTTGGTGAAAATTTACCAAAGGTAAATATAGATAAAGAAAAAATAATATGGGTACTAAACAATTTAATTGGAAATGCCTTAAAGTATACTAATGCTGGGGATGAAATTTTGGTTCAAGCTTACATGTATAAAAATAAAATGCATGTCTCAGTTAAAGATACAGGAATAGGCATTCCAAGTGAGTATACTAAAAATATATTTCAGCAATTTGTCCAAGTGGAAAATTCAGAAATAGAAGTAAGAGGAGCTGATCCAGGGTTATCAATTGCTAAAAATATTGTAGAAGATCATGGTGGAGAAATTTGGTGTGAAAGCGAGTTGGATATAGGAAGTAATTTTATTTTTACTTTACCAGTGTAG
- a CDS encoding C40 family peptidase: MIINKIKNTKDQKVKLCKKVLSISIACLSVITSSVLVNNTVYASNSKTVQAVNSESNAFTSKIKNEALKYLNVPYKSGGISPNGFDCSGFTKYVFGNLGINLPRRASEQANMNKTVINRNNIQTGDLLFFENTPGKVGHVAIALDNKTYIHASTSKKKIIITNMSNTYFVNNFVKAIRVQ, from the coding sequence TTGATTATTAATAAGATCAAAAATACTAAAGATCAGAAAGTAAAGTTATGTAAAAAAGTTCTAAGTATTTCAATAGCATGCTTATCAGTTATCACATCTTCGGTATTAGTTAATAACACAGTATATGCATCAAATTCAAAAACTGTACAAGCTGTAAATAGTGAAAGTAATGCATTTACATCTAAGATTAAAAATGAAGCTCTTAAATATTTGAATGTTCCCTATAAGAGTGGCGGAATTAGTCCTAATGGATTTGATTGTTCAGGATTTACTAAATATGTATTTGGTAATTTAGGAATCAATCTACCTAGAAGAGCTAGTGAGCAAGCTAATATGAATAAAACTGTTATTAATAGAAATAATATACAAACAGGTGATTTGCTGTTTTTTGAAAATACACCTGGTAAAGTAGGACATGTTGCTATTGCTTTAGATAATAAAACTTACATACACGCTAGTACCTCTAAGAAAAAAATTATAATAACTAATATGAGTAATACTTACTTTGTTAATAACTTTGTAAAAGCCATTAGAGTTCAATAG
- a CDS encoding aminotransferase class I/II-fold pyridoxal phosphate-dependent enzyme, which produces MIENTIELLAKQFDIKKEIINYVIESEKIVKDKYFNIIDETKEYNQYKVIAAMQKAKLNATHFNWTTGYGYDDVGREKVEEVYSYIFDTEDALVRPTIVSGTHALTLVLSGILRPGDELVYITGSPYDTLQKVIGVKGNMPGNLLEYGIKYKEIPLTKSKEIDLKNVVNSISKDTKMIAIQRSTGYSDRNAFTVNQIKEAIDCVKKYNKDIICMVDNCYGEFIEKIEPSNVGADIMAGSLIKNPGGGLALTGGYVVGKENLIELVSNRSTAPGIGKECGLTFGMTRTVLQGLFLSPHIVSESLKGAILTANVYKSLGFKVIPDVDDKRSDIIQGIEFKSKDRVVKFCQGIQSASPVDSYFTPEPSEMPGYEDEVIMAAGAFVQGSSIELSADAPIREPFFAYYQGGLTYEHCKLGIMKSLNNLYENNLVSI; this is translated from the coding sequence GTGATAGAAAATACTATAGAATTATTGGCGAAACAATTTGATATAAAAAAAGAGATAATAAACTACGTAATAGAAAGCGAAAAAATAGTAAAAGATAAGTATTTTAATATAATTGATGAAACTAAAGAATATAATCAATATAAAGTTATAGCTGCTATGCAAAAAGCTAAGTTAAATGCTACTCATTTCAACTGGACTACAGGATATGGATATGATGATGTAGGTAGAGAAAAGGTGGAAGAAGTTTATTCTTATATATTCGACACAGAAGACGCGTTAGTAAGACCTACAATAGTTTCGGGAACACATGCTTTAACATTAGTATTGTCAGGAATATTAAGGCCAGGAGATGAGTTAGTTTACATAACTGGAAGCCCTTATGATACTTTGCAAAAAGTAATAGGAGTAAAAGGAAACATGCCCGGAAATCTTCTTGAATATGGCATAAAATACAAAGAAATTCCTTTAACTAAGAGTAAAGAAATAGATTTAAAAAATGTAGTTAATAGTATATCTAAAGATACTAAAATGATAGCAATTCAAAGATCCACTGGTTATAGTGATAGAAATGCCTTTACAGTAAATCAAATAAAAGAAGCCATAGATTGCGTAAAAAAATATAATAAAGATATTATATGCATGGTGGATAATTGTTATGGTGAATTTATAGAAAAAATTGAACCTTCAAATGTAGGAGCAGATATAATGGCTGGCTCTTTAATAAAAAATCCTGGTGGTGGATTAGCTCTTACAGGAGGATATGTTGTAGGTAAAGAGAATTTAATAGAATTAGTATCTAATAGAAGTACTGCTCCTGGAATAGGAAAAGAATGTGGTCTTACTTTTGGTATGACAAGAACTGTACTACAAGGACTATTTTTATCTCCTCATATAGTATCAGAATCATTAAAAGGTGCTATTCTAACAGCTAATGTATACAAGAGTTTAGGCTTTAAAGTAATTCCAGATGTTGATGACAAAAGAAGTGATATAATACAAGGAATAGAATTTAAATCTAAAGATAGAGTCGTTAAATTCTGTCAAGGTATTCAAAGTGCCTCACCAGTTGATTCTTACTTCACACCAGAACCTTCAGAAATGCCAGGATATGAAGATGAAGTTATAATGGCAGCTGGAGCATTCGTTCAAGGATCTTCCATAGAACTAAGTGCAGATGCTCCTATAAGAGAACCGTTTTTTGCATATTACCAAGGTGGATTAACGTACGAGCATTGTAAGCTAGGTATCATGAAAAGTTTAAACAACTTATATGAAAATAATCTAGTGAGTATTTAA
- a CDS encoding HAD family hydrolase — protein sequence MKDGRKVRKGAVDAIRKWVEEQGGEIPYNLQAESDKIASQGGTPLAVAVDDRIYGLIHLKDTVKPGMRERFEKLRSMGIKIIMCTGDNPITVATIINNFYFIS from the coding sequence TTGAAAGATGGACGTAAAGTTAGGAAGGGAGCAGTAGATGCTATTAGAAAATGGGTAGAGGAGCAGGGAGGAGAAATACCATATAATCTTCAAGCCGAAAGTGATAAAATAGCATCCCAAGGAGGAACGCCCTTAGCTGTTGCTGTAGACGATAGAATATATGGACTTATCCATCTTAAGGATACAGTAAAACCAGGTATGAGAGAAAGATTTGAAAAACTAAGATCTATGGGAATAAAGATAATAATGTGTACAGGAGATAATCCTATAACTGTGGCTACAATTATCAATAACTTCTACTTCATCAGCTAG
- a CDS encoding tyrosine recombinase XerC, with translation MPLLLEDFLVYIETIKGKSPNTAKEYYFDLRTFFRFLKIRYRLVDKDTPFDDIDILDIDESIIRKVNLQDLYAFISFVDRNRDNKNYAKARKVASIRSFFKFLHSKLKVIDENPALELESPKTNTRHPVYLSLNEAERLLDAIEGPFKERDYAIITLFLNCGLRLSELVSIDIDKIKGDILTVIGKGDKERTIYLNEACLYAIEKYLKVRPTEGLKDPNALFISKRKNRISDKTVQYLVKKYIQSAGLNTEKYSTHKLRHTAATLMYKYGNVDIRALQQILGHENVSTTQIYTHVDDERLRSAVKSNPLSSRD, from the coding sequence ATGCCATTACTGCTAGAAGACTTTCTCGTATACATAGAAACTATAAAAGGTAAGTCTCCAAATACAGCTAAGGAATACTATTTTGACCTAAGAACCTTCTTTAGATTTTTGAAAATAAGATATAGGTTAGTTGATAAGGATACCCCTTTTGATGATATAGATATATTGGACATAGATGAATCTATAATAAGAAAAGTTAATCTTCAAGACCTCTATGCCTTCATATCTTTTGTAGACAGAAATAGGGATAATAAAAATTATGCTAAAGCTCGTAAGGTTGCTAGTATAAGATCCTTCTTCAAGTTCTTGCATAGCAAGCTAAAAGTTATAGATGAGAATCCTGCTTTAGAGTTAGAATCTCCTAAAACTAATACTAGACATCCTGTTTACCTTTCCTTAAATGAAGCTGAAAGATTATTAGATGCTATAGAGGGTCCTTTTAAAGAAAGAGACTATGCCATAATTACTCTATTTTTAAATTGTGGATTGCGTTTATCGGAATTAGTAAGTATAGATATAGATAAAATAAAAGGAGATATACTAACAGTTATAGGTAAAGGAGATAAAGAAAGAACTATATACTTAAATGAAGCTTGCTTATATGCTATAGAGAAATACTTGAAGGTTAGGCCTACAGAAGGATTAAAAGATCCTAACGCATTGTTTATAAGCAAAAGAAAAAATAGAATTAGTGATAAAACTGTTCAGTATCTGGTTAAAAAGTATATACAATCAGCTGGATTAAACACAGAAAAGTACTCTACTCATAAATTAAGACATACAGCTGCTACTCTTATGTATAAGTATGGAAATGTAGATATTAGAGCTTTACAACAAATACTTGGACACGAAAATGTCTCTACTACTCAGATATATACTCATGTTGATGATGAAAGATTGAGATCAGCCGTTAAAAGTAATCCTCTTTCAAGTCGTGATTAA